In Dermacentor variabilis isolate Ectoservices chromosome 11, ASM5094787v1, whole genome shotgun sequence, one genomic interval encodes:
- the Gmer gene encoding GDP-L-fucose synthase-like protein: MASTEEKVILVTGGTGLVGKAIETVVNEEKKSGERWVFVSSKDADLTSKQATEALFAKHKPTHVIHLAAMVGGLFRNMKYNLDFLRKNILINDNVLHTSFEAGVQKVVSCLSTCIFPDKTTYPIDETMIHNGPPHDSNFGYSHAKRLIDVQNHAYHSQHGCNFTAVIPTNVFGPHDNFNLEDGHVLAGLINRTHQAKLHGSPLQVWGSGKPLRQFIYSLDLARLMLWALREYDEVHPIILSVDEEDEISIKDAVKLITDAFNFKGDIIFDTSKADGQFKKTASNKKLRTYLPDFKFTPITKAVQETVDWYTKNYETARK; the protein is encoded by the exons ATGGCGTCAACCGAAGAGAAAGTGATCCTAGTGACCGGCGGAACGGGCCTCGTCGGAAAGGCCATCGAGACCGTTgtgaacgaagaaaaaaagagcggaGAGCGGTGGGTGTTCGTCTCTTCGAAAGACGCCGATCTCAC GAGCAAGCAAGCAACAGAGGCCCTTTTTGCCAAGCACAAGCCCACACATGTCATTCACTTAGCAGCCATGGTTGGTGGTCTCTTCCGGAATATGAAGTACAACCTCGACTTCTTG AGGAAGAACATCCTGATAAACGACAATGTTCTGCACACGAGCTTCGAAGCGGGCGTTCAGAAGGTTGTCTCCTGTCTTTCCACCTGCATATTCCCGGACAAAACAACGTACCCCATCGACGAGACTATG ATTCACAATGGCCCGCCTCACGACTCAAACTTTGGATACTCCCATGCCAAGCGTCTTATCGATGTACAGAACCATGCCTACCACTCTCAGCATGGCTGCAACTTCACCGCAGTGATCCCGACAAACGTGTTTGGGCCGCACGACAACTTCAACCTCGAGGACGGCCATGTGCTGGCGGGTCTCATCAACCGGACGCACCAGGCCAAGC TGCATGGGAGTCCGCTGCAGGTGTGGGGTTCCGGCAAGCCGCTGCGCCAGTTCATCTACTCTCTGGACCTTGCGCGACTCATGCTGTGGGCTCTTCGGGAGTACGATGAAGTCCACCCCATCATCCTCTCGG TCGACGAAGAGGACGAGATAAGCATCAAGGATGCAGTGAAGCTCATCACTGATGCCTTCAACTTCAAAGGGGACATCATT TTTGACACATCTAAAGCTGACGGCCAGTTCAAGAAGACAGCCAGCAACAAGAAGCTCCGTACCTACCTTCCAGACTTCAAGTTCACACCCATTACGAAAG